One part of the Lachnospiraceae bacterium JLR.KK002 genome encodes these proteins:
- a CDS encoding TetR/AcrR family transcriptional regulator C-terminal domain-containing protein: MAIQKETMDTLLAESFKELACQQPIEKITIKAITDKAGVIRPTFYNHFQDKYELLEWIIQVQILEPIRPLIHAGMVDEALILIFTLLKKEKEFYEKAVRLEGQNSFEDIVKKCVEDILLEVIRSKSSSARQRHPWLTPEHIARYYAQSMCFVVISWIKGGMTVEPEEITDIYNYMITRSMSQVIEEL, from the coding sequence GTGGCGATACAGAAAGAAACCATGGATACCCTGCTGGCAGAAAGTTTCAAGGAGCTGGCATGTCAGCAGCCCATTGAAAAGATAACAATTAAGGCGATTACAGACAAAGCGGGAGTTATCCGTCCCACTTTTTACAATCATTTTCAGGATAAATACGAATTGCTGGAATGGATTATCCAGGTTCAGATTCTGGAGCCAATCCGGCCCCTGATTCACGCGGGAATGGTGGATGAGGCGCTGATACTGATTTTTACTTTATTAAAGAAGGAAAAAGAATTTTATGAAAAAGCCGTGCGTCTGGAAGGCCAGAATTCCTTTGAGGATATTGTGAAAAAGTGTGTGGAGGATATTCTGCTGGAGGTAATCCGGAGCAAAAGTTCCTCTGCCCGGCAAAGGCATCCCTGGCTGACGCCGGAGCATATTGCCCGGTATTATGCTCAGTCCATGTGTTTTGTGGTAATCAGCTGGATAAAAGGCGGAATGACCGTGGAGCCGGAGGAGATCACGGATATCTATAATTATATGATTACCCGTTCCATGAGCCAGGTAATCGAAGAACTGTGA
- a CDS encoding HD domain-containing phosphohydrolase — translation MRYIPVADVEKGMELGQNIYDGAGTVLWEKGFFLTDEAVWKLQNLGISGIYVEDEFSWDLEVPRFIEPELKREALRLVHDLFQEEHFRDVEQDDIQQAAGKITRQVLAGRGRMYNLIDTRISDDYTFFHSINVAVLAVMLGAATGNLGLEELNELAAAALLHDVGKRYVEQDVLNARRGLTEEERLLVVQHPKLSYDFLREHYDFSPEICTGVLEHHEWYNGCGYPMRRSGDEISYYARIIKVADVFDALTSRLPYHDPISPSGAVDYILSNTWAEFDPDLAEIFTRKIAVYPVGCEVSLSDGRRAVVWENHPESPLRPIVKVLPEGEVLDLESGKEGKELAISELFM, via the coding sequence ATGCGTTATATACCTGTTGCAGACGTGGAAAAAGGAATGGAACTGGGTCAGAATATCTATGATGGAGCCGGAACAGTTTTGTGGGAAAAAGGTTTTTTCCTGACGGATGAGGCAGTCTGGAAACTGCAGAATCTGGGAATTTCGGGTATCTATGTGGAAGATGAGTTCAGCTGGGATCTGGAAGTACCCCGGTTTATAGAGCCGGAATTAAAAAGAGAAGCACTCCGGCTCGTTCATGACCTGTTTCAGGAAGAACATTTTCGGGATGTGGAGCAGGATGACATTCAGCAGGCCGCGGGAAAGATTACCCGTCAGGTTCTTGCAGGAAGAGGGCGGATGTATAACCTGATTGATACCAGGATTTCTGATGACTATACATTTTTCCATTCGATTAATGTGGCGGTGCTGGCTGTTATGCTTGGAGCGGCAACGGGCAATCTGGGGCTGGAAGAACTGAACGAACTGGCTGCTGCGGCGCTGCTTCATGATGTGGGAAAACGATATGTGGAACAGGATGTGCTGAATGCCAGGAGGGGGCTTACGGAAGAAGAACGGCTGCTGGTGGTGCAGCATCCCAAACTGAGCTATGATTTCCTGCGGGAGCATTACGATTTTTCTCCGGAAATCTGTACGGGGGTGCTGGAACACCATGAATGGTATAATGGCTGCGGTTATCCCATGCGCAGGTCCGGAGATGAGATTTCCTATTATGCCAGAATTATCAAAGTGGCGGACGTGTTTGACGCCCTGACTTCCAGGCTCCCCTATCATGACCCCATTTCCCCTTCCGGTGCGGTGGACTATATTCTGTCCAATACCTGGGCGGAATTTGACCCGGATCTGGCGGAGATTTTTACACGGAAAATTGCTGTATATCCGGTGGGATGCGAGGTGTCTCTGTCAGATGGCCGGAGGGCGGTGGTATGGGAAAACCATCCGGAATCACCGTTGCGGCCCATTGTAAAAGTGCTGCCGGAAGGAGAAGTGCTGGATTTGGAGTCCGGTAAGGAAGGAAAGGAACTGGCAATTTCGGAATTGTTCATGTAA